The Triticum dicoccoides isolate Atlit2015 ecotype Zavitan chromosome 6A, WEW_v2.0, whole genome shotgun sequence genome has a window encoding:
- the LOC119317719 gene encoding fasciclin-like arabinogalactan protein 1 → MSLPGALTASSFAVLLLLALSTWPTCHATHNITAILAARRDMSEFSRLLTTTGLADEINERNTITVLAVDDADMAPLRARHLPREALRHVLSMHVLVDYYDHDKLHRLPGGSADVSTLFQASGDAPGSAGMVEISERRGGSVAFVPQDAGDDARATSVLFVKPIHEEPYNISVLQVGAVMSSPAAEAPSSPETSTPTSRHNATDVVPKTKKGTGSADDAADAPSADDGDDEREDHAKKNGAISAAPGRLSLALAFLLAIKIVVRV, encoded by the coding sequence ATGTCACTCCCCGGCGCTCTCACCGCGAGCTCattcgccgtcctcctcctcctcgccctctcCACGTGGCCGACGTGCCACGCCACCCACAACATCACCGCCATCCTCGCGGCGCGCCGGGACATGTCCGAGTTCAGCCGCCTCCTCACGACGACGGGCCTGGCGGACGAAATCAACGAGCGCAACACCATCACGGTCCTCGCGGTCGACGACGCCGACATGGCTCCGCTCAGGGCGCGTCATCTCCCGCGGGAAGCGCTCCGGCACGTGCTCTCCATGCACGTCCTCGTCGACTACTACGACCACGACAAGCTGCACCGCCTCCCGGGCGGCTCCGCGGACGTGTCCACCCTGTTCCAGGCCTCCGGCGACGCGCCCGGCAGCGCCGGCATGGTGGAGATCTCCGAGCGCCGGGGCGGGAGCGTGGCCTTCGTGCCTCAGGACGCCGGCGACGACGCGCGCGCCACCAGCGTGCTCTTCGTCAAGCCCATCCACGAGGAGCCGTACAACATCTCGGTGCTGCAGGTGGGCGCCGTCATGTCGTCCCCGGCCGCCGAGGCGCCCTCGTCGCCCGAGACTTCAACTCCAACCTCAAGGCACAACGCCACCGACGTCGTGCCCAAGACCAAGAAAGGGACCGGGTCAGCGGACGACGCCGCCGACGCGCCTTCGGCGGACGACGGGGACGACGAACGAGAGGACCATGCGAAGAAGAACGGCGCGATCAGCGCGGCTCCCGGCCGGCTATCCTTGGCTCTGGCGTTCCTGCTGGCGATCAAGATCGTCGTGCGCGTTTGA